A window of Leclercia adecarboxylata contains these coding sequences:
- the adrA gene encoding diguanylate cyclase AdrA: MNDENFYTKACSREGINQARSADENYREGIRLARRLRLPRAVGLAILFFPIASVLTALPVNGVWWLLLVGWAFVWPHLAWQLAMRSADPHHNEMFNLKIDAMMAGIWIGLMGFNAMPSAALVMMMSMNLMGVGGIRLYVTGALVTALSALVTLQLMHVPLAYVSAPLEIWLALPVIVGYPMLFAWVSFCNTNSLVEHKRRLELMSIMDGMTGVFNRRHWEVLLRTEFENCRRYHRSATLLLIDIDHFKGINDTWGHDVGDQAIIAVTRQLQLTLRASDMIGRFGGDEFAVIMSGTPAENAIAAMSRVHERLAELRLPGAPQVKLCISVGVAPLTTSMVHYQEWLKAADIALYKAKNAGRNRTEVAA, translated from the coding sequence ATGAATGATGAGAACTTTTACACTAAAGCCTGTTCCCGGGAAGGTATAAACCAGGCACGGTCCGCGGATGAAAATTACCGCGAAGGCATCCGCCTGGCCCGCCGGTTACGTTTACCCCGGGCGGTGGGGCTGGCTATTCTTTTCTTCCCGATTGCCAGCGTGTTGACCGCGCTGCCGGTCAACGGCGTCTGGTGGCTGCTGCTGGTGGGATGGGCGTTCGTCTGGCCGCATCTGGCCTGGCAATTAGCGATGCGTTCGGCGGATCCTCATCATAATGAGATGTTCAACCTCAAAATTGACGCCATGATGGCCGGGATCTGGATTGGGCTGATGGGCTTCAACGCGATGCCCAGCGCGGCGCTGGTGATGATGATGAGCATGAACCTGATGGGCGTGGGGGGCATCCGGCTTTATGTGACAGGGGCATTAGTGACCGCGCTGTCAGCGCTGGTAACCCTGCAACTGATGCATGTGCCTCTGGCTTACGTCAGCGCGCCGCTTGAAATCTGGCTCGCGCTACCGGTGATTGTGGGTTACCCCATGCTGTTTGCCTGGGTAAGCTTCTGTAACACCAACAGTCTGGTGGAGCACAAGCGTCGGCTTGAGCTGATGAGCATTATGGACGGCATGACAGGGGTGTTTAACCGTCGTCACTGGGAGGTATTGCTGCGCACGGAGTTTGAAAACTGCCGGCGCTACCACCGAAGTGCAACGCTCCTGCTGATCGACATCGATCACTTCAAAGGCATAAACGACACCTGGGGCCATGATGTCGGCGATCAGGCGATTATCGCCGTCACCCGTCAGCTACAGCTGACCTTACGCGCCAGCGATATGATCGGCCGTTTTGGCGGGGATGAGTTCGCGGTGATCATGAGCGGGACGCCTGCGGAAAACGCCATTGCGGCGATGTCGCGGGTTCATGAACGGCTGGCAGAGCTGCGCCTGCCGGGCGCACCTCAGGTAAAGCTCTGCATCAGCGTCGGGGTTGCGCCGCTAACGACGTCGATGGTGCATTATCAGGAGTGGCTGAAAGCGGCGGATATTGCGCTCTACAAAGCGAAAAATGCCGGACGAAACCGCACCGAGGTGGCCGCGTGA
- a CDS encoding DUF2755 family protein, whose protein sequence is MADFTMSKPIFSTRQPKTSTAGNIAYALFVLFCFWAGSQLLNILVHAPGVYEHLMQVEDSGRPRVEIGLGVSTIFGLIPFLVGLVVLGAVALVVRWRRYR, encoded by the coding sequence ATGGCAGACTTCACTATGTCGAAGCCCATCTTCAGCACCAGACAACCGAAAACCTCCACGGCGGGAAATATTGCTTACGCGCTGTTTGTGCTGTTCTGCTTCTGGGCAGGCTCGCAACTGCTGAACATTCTGGTGCATGCGCCCGGCGTCTACGAACATCTGATGCAGGTCGAAGACAGCGGCCGCCCGCGCGTTGAAATCGGGCTGGGCGTCAGTACCATCTTCGGGCTGATCCCGTTCCTTGTCGGACTGGTCGTCTTAGGCGCCGTTGCTCTCGTGGTGCGCTGGCGCCGCTACCGTTAA
- the phoA gene encoding alkaline phosphatase, whose product MKQSALYIALLPLLFTPTIYAENVTSPAVLDNRAAQGDITQPGGARRLTEDQTAAIRASLNDKPAKNIILLIGDGMGDSEITAARNYAEGAGGFFKGIDALPLTGQYTHYALDKKSGKPDYVTDSAASATAWTTGVKTYNGALGVDIREQDHQTILEMAKAAGLATGNVSTAELQDATPAALVAHVTSRRCYGPSVTTEKCASNALEKGGKGSITEQLLNARADVTLGGGAKTFAETATAGEWQGKTLREQAQARGYQLVSDAASLAAITDTGQDKPLLGLFAEGNMPVRWQGPKASYHGNLDKPPVTCTPNPERNESVPTLAAMTDKALSLLSKNEKGFFLQVEGASIDKQDHAANPCGQIGETVDLDEAVQKALEFAKKEGNTLVIVTADHAHSSQIVAPDTKAPGLTQALTTKDGAVMAMSYGNSEEASMEHTGSQLRIAAYGPHAANVVGLTDQTDLFYTMKSALGLK is encoded by the coding sequence GTGAAACAGAGCGCGCTTTATATTGCATTACTTCCTCTGCTGTTTACCCCCACTATTTATGCTGAAAATGTCACATCGCCTGCGGTACTGGATAATCGTGCTGCCCAGGGGGATATCACCCAGCCTGGCGGGGCTCGCCGTCTGACGGAAGATCAGACCGCCGCAATTCGCGCGTCGTTAAATGATAAGCCAGCCAAAAATATTATTCTGCTGATCGGCGACGGAATGGGCGACTCTGAAATAACGGCGGCACGAAATTATGCCGAAGGCGCGGGCGGCTTTTTTAAAGGCATCGATGCCCTGCCGCTGACCGGGCAATATACCCATTACGCGCTGGATAAAAAGAGCGGCAAGCCTGACTACGTAACCGACTCTGCGGCGTCTGCCACAGCGTGGACCACCGGCGTAAAAACCTATAACGGTGCGCTGGGCGTGGATATCCGTGAACAGGATCACCAGACCATCCTCGAGATGGCGAAAGCGGCAGGCCTGGCAACCGGTAACGTCTCGACGGCGGAGCTACAGGACGCCACGCCAGCGGCGCTGGTGGCCCATGTCACCTCGCGGAGATGCTATGGCCCTTCCGTCACTACAGAAAAATGCGCCAGCAACGCGCTGGAAAAGGGCGGTAAAGGCTCCATTACCGAACAGCTGCTGAATGCCCGCGCCGATGTCACGCTTGGCGGCGGGGCGAAAACCTTTGCTGAAACCGCCACCGCAGGCGAATGGCAGGGCAAAACCCTGCGCGAGCAGGCTCAGGCCCGTGGCTATCAGCTGGTGAGCGATGCCGCGTCGCTGGCCGCCATTACCGATACCGGTCAGGATAAACCGCTGCTGGGCCTGTTTGCCGAGGGCAATATGCCGGTGCGCTGGCAGGGACCAAAGGCCAGCTATCATGGCAACCTCGATAAACCCCCCGTTACCTGTACGCCGAACCCGGAGCGCAACGAGAGCGTCCCCACCCTGGCGGCGATGACAGATAAAGCCCTCTCACTGCTCAGCAAAAATGAGAAGGGTTTCTTCCTGCAGGTTGAAGGGGCTTCTATCGATAAACAGGATCATGCTGCCAATCCGTGCGGACAGATTGGCGAAACCGTCGATCTCGATGAGGCCGTGCAGAAAGCGCTGGAATTTGCGAAAAAAGAGGGCAACACCCTGGTGATTGTGACCGCGGATCATGCCCACTCCAGCCAGATCGTCGCGCCCGACACCAAAGCGCCAGGGCTGACCCAGGCGCTGACCACCAAAGACGGGGCGGTGATGGCAATGAGCTACGGCAACTCGGAAGAGGCGTCGATGGAGCATACCGGCAGCCAGTTGCGCATCGCGGCGTACGGCCCGCATGCCGCCAACGTAGTCGGCCTGACGGATCAAACGGATCTGTTTTACACCATGAAATCCGCATTAGGGCTGAAATAA
- a CDS encoding DUF1615 domain-containing protein, with product MSFTVPRALPLSLLAALVLAGCAEKGAAPLKKGEKPVDVASVVRQKMPATVKDRDQWASALAKTFESQKIAPTEENICSVLAVAQQESLYQSDPAVPGLNKIAWKEIDRRAEKLHIPTFLVHTALKITSPNGKSYSERLDSVKTEKQLSAIFDDMIGTVPMGQTLFGSLNPVHTGGPMQVSIAFAEKHTDGYPWKIENTVRQEVFSLRGGLWFGTYHLLNYPTSYTVPLYRFADFNAGWYASRNAAFQNAVSRASGVKLALDGDLIVYGSNEAGKTELAVRKLAGKLGMSDSEIRQQLRKGDSLAFEKTALYEQVYKLAEQKSGKALPRAMLPGIQLESPKITRNLTTAWFAQRVDDRRAKCMALN from the coding sequence ATGTCTTTTACCGTACCGCGCGCGTTACCCCTTTCGCTGCTTGCCGCCCTGGTGCTGGCCGGCTGTGCTGAAAAAGGGGCGGCGCCGCTGAAAAAGGGCGAAAAGCCCGTCGACGTGGCAAGCGTGGTGCGGCAAAAAATGCCCGCCACGGTAAAAGACCGGGACCAGTGGGCCTCGGCGCTGGCAAAAACCTTTGAGAGCCAGAAGATCGCCCCCACCGAGGAGAACATCTGCTCGGTGCTGGCGGTGGCGCAGCAGGAGTCGCTGTATCAGTCCGACCCTGCGGTGCCGGGGCTGAACAAAATCGCCTGGAAAGAGATCGACCGGCGGGCCGAAAAGCTGCACATCCCGACGTTCCTGGTGCATACCGCGCTGAAAATCACCTCGCCGAACGGCAAAAGCTACAGCGAGCGGCTGGATTCGGTCAAAACCGAGAAGCAGCTAAGCGCCATCTTCGATGACATGATCGGTACGGTGCCGATGGGGCAGACCCTGTTTGGCTCCCTCAACCCGGTGCATACCGGCGGGCCTATGCAGGTGAGCATCGCCTTTGCTGAAAAGCATACCGACGGCTATCCGTGGAAAATCGAAAACACGGTTCGCCAGGAGGTCTTCTCCCTGCGCGGCGGCCTCTGGTTTGGCACCTACCATCTGCTGAACTACCCCACCAGCTATACGGTGCCGCTCTACCGCTTTGCTGACTTTAACGCGGGCTGGTATGCCAGCCGCAATGCGGCGTTCCAGAATGCCGTCAGCCGCGCCAGCGGCGTGAAGCTGGCGCTGGACGGCGATCTGATTGTCTATGGCAGCAACGAGGCAGGGAAGACGGAGCTGGCGGTGCGCAAGCTGGCCGGCAAGCTGGGCATGAGCGACAGCGAGATCCGCCAGCAGCTGAGGAAAGGCGATAGCCTGGCGTTTGAGAAAACGGCGCTGTATGAGCAGGTTTATAAACTGGCGGAGCAGAAGAGCGGAAAAGCGTTACCGAGAGCGATGCTGCCGGGGATCCAGCTTGAGAGTCCGAAAATCACCCGCAATCTGACCACGGCCTGGTTTGCCCAGCGTGTTGACGATCGCCGGGCGAAGTGTATGGCGTTGAATTAA
- a CDS encoding extensin-like domain-containing protein → MKGKSLIICLILIIAAVAGYRWLPSYYNPFAPLTLDDPPGTLTQFKLRRLTPEHCEVLLAQANARQLIRTQAVADSAGECPLSDVVRVRSFGRVSLSSSFLASCPLALSSALFVEQQARPLTQSLMGSGLSRIDHLGSFACRNIYHRPNARRSEHATAQALDISGFTLENGQRISVLRGWKNASTEPWLRALLGASCGYFGNALGPDYNAAHANHFHLGMRGFGYCPQSINHQQKGENM, encoded by the coding sequence GTGAAAGGAAAAAGCCTGATTATCTGTCTGATACTCATTATTGCGGCCGTGGCGGGCTACCGCTGGCTGCCGTCTTATTACAATCCTTTTGCACCGCTCACCCTCGACGATCCCCCCGGCACCCTGACCCAGTTTAAGCTCCGTCGCCTGACGCCTGAGCATTGTGAGGTGCTGCTGGCGCAGGCCAATGCCCGCCAGCTGATCCGCACCCAGGCGGTGGCCGACAGCGCGGGAGAGTGTCCCCTGAGTGATGTGGTGCGCGTGCGCAGTTTTGGCCGCGTCAGCCTCAGCAGCAGCTTTCTTGCCAGCTGCCCGCTGGCGCTCAGCTCGGCGCTGTTCGTCGAACAGCAGGCCCGACCGCTGACCCAAAGCCTGATGGGAAGCGGCCTGTCGCGGATCGACCATTTAGGCAGTTTTGCCTGCCGTAACATCTACCACCGTCCCAACGCCCGGCGCAGCGAACATGCCACTGCCCAGGCGCTGGATATCAGCGGGTTTACCCTGGAAAACGGCCAGCGAATTTCGGTCCTGCGCGGCTGGAAGAACGCCAGCACTGAACCCTGGCTGCGTGCGCTGCTCGGCGCCAGCTGCGGCTATTTCGGCAATGCCCTCGGCCCGGATTACAACGCTGCCCACGCCAACCATTTTCACCTCGGAATGCGCGGTTTTGGCTACTGCCCGCAAAGCATAAATCACCAGCAAAAAGGCGAAAATATGTGA
- the ddlA gene encoding D-alanine--D-alanine ligase: MAKLRVGIVFGGKSAEHEVSLQSAKNIVNAIDKSRFEVVLLGIDKQGQWHINDEQGYLLNADDPAHIALNPSEISVATVPGVLQGQLIDAGTGQTLSQLDVIFPIVHGTLGEDGSLQGMLRMANLPFVGSDVLGSAACMDKDVTKRLLRDAGLNVAPFVTLTRANREQHTFADLSARFGLPLFVKPANQGSSVGVSKVNSEAQFSEAVRLAFTFDHKVVVEQGIKGREIECAVLGNDFPQASTCGEVVLNSEFYSYDTKYIDDKGAQVVVPAALDAEVNDAIRAIAIEAYKALGCRGMARVDVFLTADNSVVINEINTLPGFTNISMYPKLWQASGLSYPDLITRLIELALERHAADSALQISVNG; encoded by the coding sequence ATGGCGAAGTTGCGGGTAGGTATTGTCTTTGGGGGAAAATCAGCAGAGCACGAAGTGTCGCTGCAATCGGCCAAAAATATCGTTAACGCGATTGATAAGAGCCGCTTTGAAGTCGTGCTGTTGGGTATCGATAAACAGGGCCAGTGGCATATTAATGATGAGCAGGGCTATCTGCTCAACGCTGACGATCCGGCGCATATTGCGCTGAACCCGTCTGAAATCAGCGTTGCTACCGTACCGGGCGTGCTGCAGGGCCAGCTGATTGATGCCGGCACCGGCCAGACGCTTTCACAGCTCGACGTTATTTTCCCGATTGTCCACGGCACGCTGGGCGAGGACGGCTCCCTGCAGGGGATGCTGCGCATGGCCAACCTGCCGTTCGTCGGCTCCGATGTCCTCGGTTCCGCCGCCTGCATGGATAAAGACGTCACCAAACGCCTGCTGCGCGATGCCGGGCTGAACGTGGCGCCATTTGTCACCCTGACCCGCGCCAACCGTGAGCAACACACCTTCGCCGATCTCAGCGCCCGCTTCGGCCTGCCGCTGTTCGTCAAACCGGCTAACCAGGGCTCCTCCGTTGGCGTCAGCAAGGTGAACAGCGAAGCGCAGTTCAGCGAAGCGGTACGTCTGGCGTTCACCTTCGATCACAAAGTGGTGGTTGAGCAGGGAATCAAAGGGCGGGAGATTGAGTGCGCGGTGCTGGGCAATGATTTCCCGCAGGCCAGCACCTGCGGCGAAGTGGTGCTGAACAGCGAGTTCTACTCTTACGACACCAAGTATATTGATGATAAGGGTGCACAGGTCGTGGTGCCTGCGGCGCTGGATGCAGAGGTAAACGATGCGATCCGCGCCATTGCCATCGAAGCCTATAAGGCGCTGGGCTGCCGCGGGATGGCGCGCGTCGACGTCTTCTTAACGGCGGACAACAGCGTGGTGATCAACGAGATCAACACCCTGCCCGGCTTCACCAACATCAGCATGTACCCGAAACTGTGGCAGGCCAGCGGCCTGAGCTATCCGGACCTGATCACCCGCCTGATTGAACTGGCGCTGGAGCGACATGCCGCTGACAGCGCGCTGCAGATTTCAGTGAACGGTTAA
- the ampH gene encoding D-alanyl-D-alanine-carboxypeptidase/endopeptidase AmpH, translating into MKRCLFLSVALYAASLTSVQAVEPIADPAFASDVVDRYANLIFYGSGATGMALVAIDGNQRVFRSFGETRPGNNVHPQLDSVVRIASLTKLMTSEMLVKLLDQGVVKLNDPLSKYAPPGARVPTYQGAPITLVNLATHTSALPREQPGGAAHRPVFVWPTRDQRWNWLSTATLKSMPGSQAAYSNLAFDLLADALGNATGKPYAQLFEEQITRPLGMKDTTFTPSPDQCKRLMVAEKGASPCNNTLAAVGSGGVYSTPGDMMRWMQQFLSSDFYARSNQADRMQTLIYQRSQLTRVIGMDVPGRADALGLGWVYMAPKNGRPGIIQKTGGGGGFITYMAMIPQSNVGVFVVVTRSPLTRFVNMSDGVNQLVVELSENKPQVIPAS; encoded by the coding sequence TTGAAACGTTGTCTGTTCCTCTCCGTTGCGCTGTATGCGGCCAGTCTCACCAGCGTGCAGGCTGTCGAGCCGATCGCCGACCCGGCTTTTGCCTCTGATGTGGTTGATCGCTACGCAAATCTTATTTTTTACGGCAGTGGCGCTACGGGGATGGCTCTGGTAGCGATTGACGGTAACCAGCGCGTGTTCCGCAGCTTCGGTGAAACGCGCCCTGGCAACAATGTTCACCCGCAGCTGGATTCCGTGGTGCGCATCGCCTCCCTGACCAAATTAATGACCAGCGAGATGCTGGTGAAGCTGCTCGATCAGGGCGTGGTCAAACTCAACGATCCCTTAAGTAAATATGCCCCTCCGGGGGCTCGCGTGCCGACCTATCAGGGCGCGCCGATTACGCTCGTCAACCTGGCCACCCATACCAGCGCCCTGCCGCGCGAGCAGCCGGGCGGCGCGGCGCATCGCCCGGTCTTCGTCTGGCCAACCCGGGATCAGCGCTGGAACTGGCTGTCGACGGCCACCCTGAAATCGATGCCGGGCTCGCAGGCCGCCTACTCAAACCTGGCGTTTGACCTGCTGGCCGATGCGCTGGGCAACGCCACGGGCAAGCCCTATGCGCAGCTGTTTGAAGAGCAGATCACCCGTCCGCTCGGGATGAAAGACACCACCTTTACCCCTTCTCCCGATCAGTGTAAGCGCCTGATGGTGGCGGAAAAAGGGGCCAGCCCCTGCAACAACACCCTGGCGGCCGTGGGCAGCGGCGGGGTTTATTCCACGCCAGGCGACATGATGCGCTGGATGCAGCAGTTCCTCTCCTCTGATTTCTATGCGCGCAGCAACCAGGCCGACAGAATGCAGACCCTCATCTATCAACGCAGCCAGTTAACGCGGGTGATCGGTATGGATGTGCCGGGTCGCGCGGATGCGCTGGGCCTGGGTTGGGTCTATATGGCGCCTAAAAATGGACGCCCGGGAATAATCCAGAAAACGGGCGGTGGCGGCGGATTCATCACCTATATGGCGATGATCCCGCAGTCTAACGTGGGGGTGTTCGTGGTTGTGACGCGCTCGCCGCTCACGCGTTTCGTCAACATGAGCGACGGCGTCAACCAGCTGGTGGTGGAGCTGAGCGAGAACAAACCGCAGGTTATCCCGGCATCCTGA
- a CDS encoding DUF2754 domain-containing protein translates to MKLPAKIRRDWHFYAFAIGLIFILNGVVGLLGFEAKGWQTYAVGLVTWVVSFWLAGFIIRRRPEETTATDAD, encoded by the coding sequence ATGAAACTGCCTGCCAAAATTCGCCGTGACTGGCACTTCTATGCTTTTGCTATTGGGCTTATCTTTATTCTGAACGGGGTGGTAGGGCTGCTGGGCTTCGAAGCGAAGGGCTGGCAAACCTATGCGGTGGGGCTGGTGACCTGGGTGGTCAGCTTCTGGCTGGCGGGGTTTATCATTCGCCGTCGCCCGGAAGAGACGACGGCGACCGACGCGGATTAA
- the iraP gene encoding anti-adapter protein IraP translates to MKNLIAELLVKLAEKEEESKELVAQVEALEIVVTALLRQMAQSDQQALIKSVEGALDEARPDAEVPAQDSEMLQQYVKKLLRHPRS, encoded by the coding sequence GTGAAAAATCTCATTGCAGAGTTGTTGGTGAAGCTGGCAGAAAAGGAAGAAGAGTCTAAAGAGCTGGTGGCTCAGGTTGAGGCCCTGGAAATTGTGGTCACCGCACTGTTACGCCAGATGGCGCAAAGCGATCAGCAGGCGTTAATCAAAAGCGTAGAAGGCGCGCTGGATGAGGCCCGACCAGATGCGGAGGTACCGGCCCAGGATAGCGAGATGCTGCAGCAATACGTAAAAAAGCTGCTAAGGCACCCGCGCAGCTGA
- the psiF gene encoding phosphate starvation-inducible protein PsiF, protein MKITLLATLLLGLFSLTPAGAQDKQLTPQQQRMTTCNQQATAQALKGDSRKTYMSDCLKNASSKPNEKSLTPQQQRMRECNSQATQQSLKGDDRSKFMSACLKKTG, encoded by the coding sequence ATGAAAATCACACTGCTGGCCACGCTGCTCCTTGGCCTGTTTTCTCTCACCCCGGCAGGGGCGCAGGATAAACAGCTCACGCCGCAGCAGCAACGCATGACCACCTGCAATCAACAGGCTACCGCCCAGGCGCTGAAGGGCGACTCCCGTAAGACCTACATGAGCGATTGCCTCAAAAACGCCTCCTCAAAACCCAACGAAAAAAGCCTGACGCCGCAACAACAAAGAATGCGTGAATGCAATTCCCAGGCAACACAACAATCCCTCAAGGGCGACGACCGAAGCAAGTTTATGAGCGCCTGCCTGAAGAAAACCGGCTAG
- a CDS encoding multidrug efflux MFS transporter: protein MESWKVNLISVWFGCFFTGLAISQILPFLPLYVSQLGVSSHEALSMWSGLVFSVTFLVSAIVSPMWGSLADRKGRKLMLLRASLGMAVAILLQAFATNVWQLFLLRALMGLTSGYIPNAMALVASQVPRERSGWAISTLSTAQISGVIGGPLMGGFLADHVGLRAVFVITAVLLVISFLVTLFLIKEGARPTVSKTERLSGKAVFASLPYPGLMISLFVTTMVIQLCNGSVGPILALFIQSMTPESNNIAFLSGMIAAVPGISALMSAPRLGKLGDRIGTGRILMATLIVAVVLFFAMSFVTTPLQLGVLRFLLGFADGAMLPAVQTLLIKYSSDRVTGRIFGYNQSFMYLGNVAGPLMGAAVSAMAGFRWVFAATAVVVLVNILQLAWAMRQRRLREAQIQAAKRL, encoded by the coding sequence ATGGAATCGTGGAAGGTTAACCTTATTTCGGTCTGGTTTGGTTGTTTTTTCACCGGCCTTGCCATCAGCCAGATTTTGCCGTTTTTGCCACTGTACGTGTCCCAGCTTGGCGTCTCGTCCCACGAAGCGCTGTCGATGTGGTCAGGGCTGGTCTTTAGCGTCACGTTTCTGGTTTCGGCCATCGTCTCGCCCATGTGGGGCAGCCTTGCAGACCGTAAAGGACGCAAGCTGATGCTGCTGCGCGCCTCGCTCGGGATGGCGGTGGCGATCCTGCTTCAGGCTTTTGCCACCAACGTCTGGCAGCTGTTCCTGCTGCGTGCCCTGATGGGGCTCACCTCCGGCTATATTCCGAATGCGATGGCGCTGGTGGCCTCGCAGGTGCCCCGGGAGCGTAGCGGCTGGGCCATCAGTACCCTGTCGACGGCGCAGATCAGCGGCGTGATCGGCGGTCCGCTGATGGGCGGATTTCTGGCAGACCACGTGGGCCTGCGCGCAGTGTTCGTGATCACCGCCGTCCTGCTCGTGATCAGTTTTCTGGTCACGCTGTTTCTGATTAAAGAGGGCGCGCGTCCGACCGTGAGCAAGACGGAGCGGCTGAGCGGCAAGGCGGTATTCGCCTCGCTCCCTTACCCGGGGCTGATGATCAGCCTGTTCGTCACCACCATGGTGATCCAGCTCTGTAACGGGTCGGTGGGGCCGATCCTCGCCCTGTTTATTCAGTCGATGACGCCCGAGAGTAACAATATTGCCTTCCTCAGCGGGATGATTGCCGCCGTGCCGGGTATCTCTGCGCTAATGTCCGCTCCGCGGCTGGGCAAGCTCGGGGATCGCATCGGCACGGGCCGCATTCTGATGGCGACGCTTATCGTGGCGGTGGTGCTCTTTTTCGCCATGTCCTTTGTCACCACCCCCTTGCAGCTTGGCGTGCTGCGCTTTTTACTCGGCTTTGCCGATGGCGCTATGTTGCCTGCCGTGCAGACCCTGCTGATTAAGTACTCCAGCGATCGGGTCACCGGGCGCATCTTCGGCTATAACCAGTCGTTTATGTACCTGGGGAACGTGGCAGGTCCGCTGATGGGGGCGGCGGTTTCGGCGATGGCCGGATTCCGCTGGGTATTTGCGGCCACTGCGGTGGTAGTGCTGGTGAATATTCTGCAGCTGGCATGGGCGATGCGCCAGCGCCGGTTGCGGGAGGCGCAGATTCAGGCAGCAAAGCGCCTTTAA
- the sbmA gene encoding peptide antibiotic transporter SbmA — protein MFKSFFPKPGPFFISAFIWALIAVIFWQAGGGAWIERLAGATGDVPISAARFWSRSYLLFYAYYAICVGAFALFWFMYSPHRWQYWSILGTALIIFVTWFLVEVGVAVNAWYAPFYDLIQSALSSPHKVTINQFYHEVGIFLGIALIAVIIGVMNNFFVSHYVFRWRTAMNEHYMAHWQQLRHIEGAAQRVQEDTMRFASTLEDMGVSFINAIMTLIAFLPVLVTLSAHVPDLPIVGHLPYGLVIAAIVWSLMGTGLLAVVGIKLPGLEFKNQRVEAAYRKELVYGEDDASRASPPTVRELFGAVRRNYFRLYFHYMYFNIARILYLQVDNVFGLFLLFPSIVAGTITLGLMTQITNVFGQVRGSFQYLISSWTTLVELMSIYKRLRSFERELDGQDLQEVTHTLG, from the coding sequence ATGTTTAAGTCGTTTTTCCCAAAACCGGGACCTTTTTTTATCTCGGCCTTTATTTGGGCTCTGATCGCAGTCATTTTCTGGCAGGCGGGTGGTGGGGCATGGATTGAGCGTCTGGCTGGCGCCACGGGGGATGTCCCCATCAGCGCGGCGCGTTTCTGGTCACGCAGCTATCTGCTGTTTTACGCTTATTACGCGATCTGCGTCGGGGCGTTTGCCCTGTTCTGGTTTATGTACTCCCCGCACCGCTGGCAGTACTGGTCCATTCTCGGTACCGCGCTGATTATCTTCGTCACCTGGTTTCTGGTGGAAGTGGGGGTGGCGGTCAACGCCTGGTACGCCCCGTTCTATGACCTGATCCAGAGCGCGCTCAGCTCGCCGCACAAAGTGACCATCAATCAGTTTTATCACGAAGTGGGCATTTTCCTTGGCATTGCGCTGATCGCCGTGATTATCGGCGTAATGAATAACTTCTTCGTCAGCCACTACGTGTTTCGCTGGCGTACCGCGATGAACGAACACTATATGGCCCACTGGCAGCAGCTGCGCCATATCGAAGGTGCCGCCCAGCGTGTGCAGGAAGACACCATGCGTTTCGCCTCCACCCTGGAGGATATGGGCGTCAGCTTTATCAACGCCATCATGACCCTGATCGCCTTCCTGCCGGTGCTGGTGACCCTGTCGGCACACGTGCCGGATCTGCCGATTGTCGGCCATCTGCCGTATGGCCTGGTGATCGCCGCGATTGTCTGGTCGCTGATGGGGACCGGTCTGCTGGCGGTGGTCGGGATCAAACTGCCGGGCCTTGAGTTCAAAAACCAGCGCGTCGAAGCGGCCTACCGTAAAGAGCTGGTCTATGGCGAAGACGATGCCAGCCGCGCCTCTCCGCCGACGGTGCGCGAGCTGTTCGGCGCGGTACGTCGGAACTACTTCCGCCTCTATTTCCACTACATGTATTTCAACATTGCCCGCATCCTTTATTTGCAGGTAGACAACGTTTTCGGTTTGTTCCTGCTGTTCCCGTCGATTGTAGCCGGTACGATTACGCTCGGTCTGATGACGCAAATCACTAACGTGTTCGGTCAGGTACGCGGCTCGTTCCAGTATCTGATCAGCTCATGGACCACGCTGGTGGAGCTGATGTCCATCTATAAACGTTTACGCAGTTTTGAACGTGAGCTGGACGGTCAGGATCTGCAGGAAGTGACCCATACGTTAGGTTAA